Genomic window (Eremothecium sinecaudum strain ATCC 58844 chromosome VI, complete sequence):
GAGGTATCATAATGCCAAGGAGTGACTGTAACTTTATATCGTCCCTAAATCAAAAAAAATCGCGTCCTGTATCTACGCAAATTTGCTTTTCATTAAACCTGTCCCTTGTTTGACTGTCGTATCGTTTTAGCGTCAAGTATATACGGGTATTTTGCAACAATAGTATCCCTACGGATGACTCTGCGTATCGCGAAATCTGATAGGTAACTGTATTTGCGATGTTTGACACAGAACACCAAGTAGAAACCTCTGTTTTTGATAAATTCATTTCTTTTTAATTAGCAGTTACAAACCCCACTGTGACGATTGTTAGAGACAAAACATGATCAAGTTATACCGTTCTCTTACAGAAAATACCGTACTCTATCAAAAGTTCGGCtgaaaaaagaaaattaAAAAGCAGTCTCTGGATATTCTGAGGTGCCTCTGTAACTGTTCTCAGAAAAGAACTCTTGGCCCAAGATGGTCTTGTTTACCTATGCTCAATAAATCTTGGTCGATTTATAATTTAAATTGAGATTGAAAACAACAAGTTTTCTTTCTCCGCACATTCTCGTTAAGTGTTCTGCTAGCCAGTACTCTCTCAAAAGTTTTATAGTGTCCAACTAATACAGTAAGTGCGATCCAACTAATAGTCCTTCCTTTACCTAAACTAGTTTTGTTTTATCGCTTGTTgttaaaaaattttctaaGATGCGTGTTTACAATTTGATCAATACAGCCTTTTTATTGGGCGCTGTAAGCTCTGTTGTTGCAAAAGAAGTTCATCATGAACATAACCAGAGACGTGACGTTGAGTATGTGACAGACTACCACTTTGTCACAGTTTACGCGAACGGTCCAAATCCGGCAGATAACAAGGTTCCTTACTCCCCCCCTACCCAGCCACAGGAGACTGGTGCACCTGAACCAACTCCAACTTCTGATCCAGCTTCTGAATCTACACCTGACTCAGGTAAGCAGGGAGACGCTGCTCCAGCTGCTCCGGCTCAACAAGATGCTCCAGCTCAACAAGATGCTCCAGCTCAACAAGATGCTCCAGCTCACCAGGATTCTCCAGCACAGCAGAATGACGAAACTCCTACTCCAGCCCAAACAGTTGCACCAGTGAAGACTGATGATTCCGGTAACCCAGGGGGTAGTACGGCTGATGATTCCAAAACATCTGTTAAATCTCCAAATGGTTTCAAGGGTATTACATACTCTCCTTATGATGCAAATGGTGGTTGTAAGTCTGCTTCCCAGGTTGCTGATGATTTGTCTAAGTTGAAGGATTACCCAATTTTGAGATTATACGGTGTTGACTGTAACCAAGTTGAGAATGTCATCAAGGGTAAGGCACCAGAGCAAAAACTTTTCTTGGGTATTTTCTTCGTGAATGAGATTGAGAAGGGGGTTGAGAGCATGAAACAGCAAATTTCTTCTGCTGGTGGCTCATGGGACGATGTTATGACCGTCTCTGTTGGTAATGAATTGGTCAACAATGGTCAAGCTTCTGTTGCTCAAATTGCTGACTACTTGAATGTGGCTAGAAAGGCATTGGCAGCAGCTGGTTACAATGGCAAAGTCGTTTCTGTTGACACTTTTATTGCTGTTATTAACAACCCAGGTCTATGTGATTTGTCTGATTACATGGCAGTTAACGCTCATGCATACTTCGACTATAATACCTCAGCTGAAGATGCTGGTCCATGGTTGTTGGAACAGATTCAAAGAGTATGGACAACCTGTGGTAGTAAGAAGGATGTTTTGATTGCTGAATCTGGATGGCCACACGGCGGTGATACTCACGGTAAGGCTGTTGCAAGCAGAGAAAAGCAAAATGTAGCAATCGAATCAATCAAGAATAGTTGTGGTGACAGTACAATTCTTTTCACCGCTTACGATGACGACTGGAAGACCGGCGGTTCTCTAAACGTTGAGAAATTCTGGGGTATGTTGTAATCTGCAGTTGATCTCATCAACCGCATCTTTATGTCAAACCCCATAGCTAGGTGACAAGAAACTCACCAAGAAGAGAAAGCTGATCATGAACCAGTTGGTCTTGATTTTTTCCATGCTAGATACGATTTTTATGCTCTTGATCCTATGGTAAGCGTCCCCTAGACCTAACCTGAGAAAATAGACTAAATTACATATTGAAATTTTTGAAATACATTGTGATACCCTGTTTCTAAGGCTTGTTCCAGGTGTATGTTTTAAAATTGTAACTGCATTTTTAGGTTTTAACAGCATTTGATTTGTAGTTTACTGCTTATAACTGTTCTTTTAAGTATGAATTTTATTACTCAAAACACTACTTGCATAAGCACTCGTTATTAAATACCAGAAGTTACGATTTGTAATCTAAATCCGAAATCTAGGGGGTGGGGTCCGAGAACGTGCTCTCCTAAGAGAACGCACAGGACTATTAGCTATATTACGGGATTGCTGGATGGGGACATCTCTTCGAGGGGACCTCGACCTTCCTCGTCTTGCTGGCATTGGTTCATTCCTAGATATTTGGTTGGGTATATTAGATTCCTTAAGTGTTACTTCCTGGTTTACACCAGTTAGAGCATTTCTCATCTTCTCAGTTAGATCACCTAATCCAATAGCAGTGAAGTAATTTATAGCAAATACAGTCTTTTCAGCACCCTCCTGAGGAAAtaaatttttaatataCGACTGTATGTAAGGCTCATTAAGACGGTTCTGTAATTCTTGTATTCCAAGATCTTCTACAAGCTCATTGAAGACAAACTTCAAATATACTCTACCAGATGGAGTGGTCTCTTGCTCATTCATATGCACGCAATTAAATACCTCAAATCCCAAATAGTCTGTAGCCAATAGATGTCCCCAAAACTTTCCCATATTCCTCAACTGGTTAGATTCAAAACTTTCTATGGTAGTATATATGTCCTTAAAAGTAACTTCAAACGCAGTCTTCCAGCTTCTATGGCTTAAACAGAGCTTCTCAGAGGTTATTCCGTAGAACTTGGTGTATGTTTGTTCTTGGGAGCAGGATCTTACAATTATGTCTGCAATAGTCTTCTTCTGATCCCCATCACTACGTAATCTCAGTAGCTTATGAGCTGCTTCGTCACCCGACAAtgaattttttaatattaagTAAATTTGCTTCTTAAATCGAACGTCATCCGAGTTTGTCATATCAGTTACAGCTTCTTGTTCCTCGTTCTTCACGTTGTATAACAACATTACCTTTTCTCTAAGCACTGTAAACCTTTCCTCTGTATCAAAGAAGTCACTATCAAGCTGAACGATATCCAAATCCTTTGCGGGCTTTTCAACAACAGGTTCAAGCTGCACTATGACTCTATGTGTCTGAACCTTATGTTCTGGTAGCTCAATACTTCGACGAACACCCTTATAATTGGTCCTTCGAAGGCTCAGTAAAGACTGAATTTGATCACTGCTTACATTCGATAAATTACCATCTTGTACCAAATTCCTCAATTTATCAAATATTTGATTGTGTACATACTTGCTAACCTCCAACAGATGATAACCAGATACAGATAGCATATAGCATACCATATCGATGGAGTTTCTGTTCGGCTTCTCAAGCAGTAGAAACAGTAGCTGAAAAATTCCAATTTCATGCAAAACATCTCTGTTGCACAATTCACATGCTAAGGATGATGCAGCATAACATCCAGTAAAATCCCCCCGTTGATAACACTCAAAGAACTGTAATAGACATTCACGAGAGAGAGTATAGCCCAAAAATGGAATAAATTCCTCAAATAAAGCGACCAACGCTGCAAAAGCAGGACTATTATCATTCTTAAACTGCATTTTCATAATTTCTACAACCAGTATACCTTTACCTCTCAGCACGTTAACTTCAAAGAGCTGTTTGAATGATTCCACGACATTACCACATTGCAAGTTAGAGAGAACTATTTTAATATGTTTCCGAATTTGCTCCCAGTTTTGGCGTTGCAAAGATTCTTCCATTACCAATAAAGGTCTTCCTCTAGCGTTCTACTTTTATCATGAGAAACTGATGTCTTTAAAGCTTTCCATTGAAATATTATCCCGCTTCTCTACTAgattaaaaaaaaattatGTAGCATCAACTTACTTTCGACATTATAAAAGCTAGAAGTTTAAGACTAATAGCTTTAATTATGGGGACCGTTGGAGTGATACTGAATAGGCTTCACGGTACTGAATGTAAGGACGAGCTTCGTTCCGTTGTTGAGCGATGCTTGCCTTACTTAGGATCCAATGAGGGGGTCCTTGATATTATTTTACTTGATCCATTTAAATCATCAGAATTACTTGAATCTACGCTGGTGAAGCTATACAATATTATAAGACAGGTTCTACTTAAAAAAGACTTCTATGCAGCTGGAATAAATGTAATATTTAACAGGCCACTAGATAAGCTTACGTCTTTGAAATGGGATGTCATATTTTTAAGTGATCCAACATTGATGGAGATTTTTCAATGCGAAAAGAAAGAACTATTTATTCTACCACCCTCGAGTTCGGAGGACAAAGACCTTAGACATGATGCTGAAAGGTATTCAGTATGTGCGTTAGGTGGTACGTTTGATCATTTACATGATGGTCACAAAATTTTACTAAGCATGTCCACATTTTTGACTTCCAGTAAATTAATTGTTGGGGTGACTGATCAACCCCTATTAAGGAATAAAAAGTACCCGGAACTACTGGAATCTTACGATAAAAGATGTGAGAAGGTTATTGAGTTCTTAAACAGGTTGAAAGATTCGTTGCAGATCAAGTTGTTCCCTCTTCATGATACTTGTGGACCTACTGGAACTGAGCCTGACATCGAGGCTCTTGTTGTTAGCAGGGAAACAGTATCTGGAGGTGAATTCATTAACAAAACGCGAAATGAAAGGCATTTACCTCTCCTAGATCTATATGTTGTAAACGTCTTGGGGGGTGATGAATCAAACGGTTGGAGGGAGAAGTTAAGCAGTACTGAAATAAGAAGACGTCTCCTATACAATTGAGTATTAGATAGGGTAAACATATATCCTTTAAAATAGTTGGAATTTAAATTATATGTAGCAGCAGAATAAACCTAAATGTTAATTCTTAATCATCATCGGTCTATCGTGATAAGTTTGGTTTCTTGATCTATCTGGATGATCCATGGTAATGTAGTCCAAATTATTTAGCAACTCGTATAAGACAAGTTGACTTAAGTCTTTACCATTATTTTCAGTAAGTGATTTGAAAATTGCACCTTTCTTCGTATCATATAGTATGCCTAACTTAATTTTGGAGAATTCTTTCTGGCCTAATCCGAACTTTTCATGTAGCCTTCTCTTAGTCTCTAAGAATGTTTCACCGGGAAATATGGTGAACAAAAATGATATCCCATGTTTATTTTCCCACTCTTTAAAAAACTGCTGAACTATAACAATAGTCTCACGAGTACTGGACACTCGACTAATTCCTGTGCTAGCTTCATCTGATTCCTCAAGAGATTCTGCTGGGGAATTCTGTTCTATTGTTTTAACCGCAGCTACTTCATCTGGTAAATAGCGGGCAAAAATCAGAAATCTCTCATCAATTGACTCTATTTTCGCATCTAGCGACAGTATCCCCTGGAATCGATTTTCGCAATTTGTCCACAACAAGATATCTTTTTTCTGTTCTTCAGTAAACCCAACTCTTGTTTGAACTTTGTCCAAAAACTCTTTTACTGTGCTAGAGTTGGCAATTCTAAACTCATACGAATGATAATGCACGTAACTGTTGTCCAACCAGTAGAATTTTACAGAACGTAAATGCTCTAGTTCCACAAGAGGGATTGAGAGGACTTCATATTCAAATAAAGGTATCGAATTTCGGCTGTATCTTTTGACCAAATAATCGGTGAGATGGCTGGTAGACTGCATTGCAAATCTGCCGTTGGAGTACACGGCATAAAGCCTGAGATATTCTGGCTCCACGCCTACAAACTGAGCAACAACTTTAGCTAGTTCTTCATTAGAACATTTGACAGATATCCAAAATTCAAATTCTCCAGATGTGTTATTATCCACCACCTGatattcttcttcagatAACTTCGCCTTAGTGAATTTCAATTTTACTCTATTGCGAAGATAGTCGTAGAATCCCAGAATAGATGTATAGCATGGGTATTTTGATGGAGGGGTTGCATTCGGGTCAAGGCAAAACGTAACAATATCACCATCCATTAGTTCAGTACGTACTAACTCGGTTTCGTTTTCAACACTTTCAACACCGTCCGGGCCGTATTCTTCTACAAATTCAATTAGATCCTTAACATCAAGAATTTTCGATAGGATTGTCTCGAGCTCAGTCAATTTTGCAAATTGAGACAATAATATGTGGCCAAATCCAGTTAACCGCTGTTTGCTAATGTCAAAAGACTTTACAAACAACAAAACACCGGTTGGTTCCTTTTCTCTAATATATTTTTCTGAAGATGGTAACAAATTTTTATTGATCTTTTCTTTAATCTGCTTCAGCAGTTCCGCGAAGTCGTGTTTCTGAGTTAAGTCGTCAAAGATAGTACTAATATAACCTAAATCGTAATAAGATTCTTCAACAAAAAGATCTATCGCTGTATTTCTTCCTTGGGAATTCATTAAGCACTCTAATGTCATATCATCGTAACTAGGAAGTATTGGAACATCGAGCCTCAAGCTAGAATTTGCCCGGTAATTAATAGTCCAGTATCTTACCAAGTCATTCCTTTTGATGCCTAAGGATTCGTTGAATAATTCATAGATATCCTTCATTTTGGTTGACTTGGGGAGCTTCTTACTCAGCCCATATTCACGATCATCATGCAATTCAGGCGCATATAGCTTAGAGCGATCATTTGGTGAAAGATCATAACCCTGGTAGTGGATAAAATTACTCATTGAATGGAGGTAAACTTTCGCATATAAATGCATTTCCTCCTTTTCTTTTTGAAGCCTTTCGCGTTCTTGTAGTTCTATTTCAATAGTCTCTACCAAATGTTGTGGAATATCACTGTCTTCAACTTCCTGTAGAATAGTCGGCTCCATATCATCACGAATGTAAACTAACATGTAG
Coding sequences:
- the SCW10 gene encoding putative family 17 glucosidase (Syntenic homolog of Ashbya gossypii AGL354C; Syntenic homolog of Saccharomyces cerevisiae YGR279C (SCW4) and YMR305C (SCW10)), which gives rise to MRVYNLINTAFLLGAVSSVVAKEVHHEHNQRRDVEYVTDYHFVTVYANGPNPADNKVPYSPPTQPQETGAPEPTPTSDPASESTPDSGKQGDAAPAAPAQQDAPAQQDAPAQQDAPAHQDSPAQQNDETPTPAQTVAPVKTDDSGNPGGSTADDSKTSVKSPNGFKGITYSPYDANGGCKSASQVADDLSKLKDYPILRLYGVDCNQVENVIKGKAPEQKLFLGIFFVNEIEKGVESMKQQISSAGGSWDDVMTVSVGNELVNNGQASVAQIADYLNVARKALAAAGYNGKVVSVDTFIAVINNPGLCDLSDYMAVNAHAYFDYNTSAEDAGPWLLEQIQRVWTTCGSKKDVLIAESGWPHGGDTHGKAVASREKQNVAIESIKNSCGDSTILFTAYDDDWKTGGSLNVEKFWGML
- the CWC22 gene encoding U2-type spliceosomal complex subunit CWC22 (Syntenic homolog of Ashbya gossypii AGL355W; Syntenic homolog of Saccharomyces cerevisiae YGR278W (CWC22)), yielding MEESLQRQNWEQIRKHIKIVLSNLQCGNVVESFKQLFEVNVLRGKGILVVEIMKMQFKNDNSPAFAALVALFEEFIPFLGYTLSRECLLQFFECYQRGDFTGCYAASSLACELCNRDVLHEIGIFQLLFLLLEKPNRNSIDMVCYMLSVSGYHLLEVSKYVHNQIFDKLRNLVQDGNLSNVSSDQIQSLLSLRRTNYKGVRRSIELPEHKVQTHRVIVQLEPVVEKPAKDLDIVQLDSDFFDTEERFTVLREKVMLLYNVKNEEQEAVTDMTNSDDVRFKKQIYLILKNSLSGDEAAHKLLRLRSDGDQKKTIADIIVRSCSQEQTYTKFYGITSEKLCLSHRSWKTAFEVTFKDIYTTIESFESNQLRNMGKFWGHLLATDYLGFEVFNCVHMNEQETTPSGRVYLKFVFNELVEDLGIQELQNRLNEPYIQSYIKNLFPQEGAEKTVFAINYFTAIGLGDLTEKMRNALTGVNQEVTLKESNIPNQISRNEPMPARRGRSRSPRRDVPIQQSRNIANSPVRSLRRARSRTPPPRFRI
- the CAB4 gene encoding putative pantetheine-phosphate adenylyltransferase (Syntenic homolog of Ashbya gossypii AGL356C; Syntenic homolog of Saccharomyces cerevisiae YGR277C (CAB4)), whose protein sequence is MGTVGVILNRLHGTECKDELRSVVERCLPYLGSNEGVLDIILLDPFKSSELLESTLVKLYNIIRQVLLKKDFYAAGINVIFNRPLDKLTSLKWDVIFLSDPTLMEIFQCEKKELFILPPSSSEDKDLRHDAERYSVCALGGTFDHLHDGHKILLSMSTFLTSSKLIVGVTDQPLLRNKKYPELLESYDKRCEKVIEFLNRLKDSLQIKLFPLHDTCGPTGTEPDIEALVVSRETVSGGEFINKTRNERHLPLLDLYVVNVLGGDESNGWREKLSSTEIRRRLLYN
- the UBP15 gene encoding ubiquitin-specific protease UBP15 (Syntenic homolog of Ashbya gossypii AGL357W; Syntenic homolog of Saccharomyces cerevisiae YMR304W (UBP15)), which produces MESEVDQETKLSAVDLGKEFDEILPPLEDEKETQTLCQDRFTWHIERWSDLKEEKHYSPRYRIGDFEWDLLVFPFGNNTKGIAMYLAPHLIVEEGKEVDPDWYVCAQFAIVLSKPGEDQTTQLISRSHHRFNEVDKDWGFSNLIEVEYLKYPYRNRAASGFLNHDRLNVSVYVRILKDPTGVLWHNFANYDSKKVTGYVGLKNQGATCYLNSLLQSYYFTKYFRKLVYQIPTGGENPSNSVPLALQRAFLQLQRSNEPLDTIELTRSFGWDTGDAFTQHDIQELNRILMDRLENNMKGTEVEGKLNEIFVGKMKSYIKCCNVDYESSRVEDFWDIQLNVKGLKGLEQSFENYIEVEMMDGENQYAAQDHGLQDAKKGVVFQSFPPVLHLQLKRFEYDFNYDQLIKINDRYEFPERIDLSPYLDPEVRKMQPGNLNYNLHGVLVHTGDISTGHYYAMIKPGMEDKWYRFDDDKVWQVTKKQVFEQNFGFYRLPDVELRSLTKEQYQNYLIARQTSAYMLVYIRDDMEPTILQEVEDSDIPQHLVETIEIELQERERLQKEKEEMHLYAKVYLHSMSNFIHYQGYDLSPNDRSKLYAPELHDDREYGLSKKLPKSTKMKDIYELFNESLGIKRNDLVRYWTINYRANSSLRLDVPILPSYDDMTLECLMNSQGRNTAIDLFVEESYYDLGYISTIFDDLTQKHDFAELLKQIKEKINKNLLPSSEKYIREKEPTGVLLFVKSFDISKQRLTGFGHILLSQFAKLTELETILSKILDVKDLIEFVEEYGPDGVESVENETELVRTELMDGDIVTFCLDPNATPPSKYPCYTSILGFYDYLRNRVKLKFTKAKLSEEEYQVVDNNTSGEFEFWISVKCSNEELAKVVAQFVGVEPEYLRLYAVYSNGRFAMQSTSHLTDYLVKRYSRNSIPLFEYEVLSIPLVELEHLRSVKFYWLDNSYVHYHSYEFRIANSSTVKEFLDKVQTRVGFTEEQKKDILLWTNCENRFQGILSLDAKIESIDERFLIFARYLPDEVAAVKTIEQNSPAESLEESDEASTGISRVSSTRETIVIVQQFFKEWENKHGISFLFTIFPGETFLETKRRLHEKFGLGQKEFSKIKLGILYDTKKGAIFKSLTENNGKDLSQLVLYELLNNLDYITMDHPDRSRNQTYHDRPMMIKN